One window of uncultured Methanoregula sp. genomic DNA carries:
- a CDS encoding class II fructose-bisphosphate aldolase, giving the protein MKQNAFGPIPGSAIFGGVSGKKAIVMAANVRIATVARGIFQAAKDTDSAVFMELARSECDLKGGYTGMTPRDFSEKMSAAAKAVQFDTWALHADHISIKKGDAAEVSQTKELIDAQIAAGYTSFAIDASHLFNFEGKSLREELEENIRVTTDLAHYIKGRMNNRGFGLEVEVGEIGRKDTGGLILTKPEEAVEYIRALNDNGVFPHALAIANGSSHGHTYDANGNVVEQLSIDIPQTKAIAEALRKNNLHVGIAQHGITGTPRDLINLHFPKGDIIKGNVGTFWQDVVFNTFKIYEPALYKEIQDWTLEKYRPLNPGKKDRQIFDGNCKMAIKEFYKQIYSVEEATEQAMVAMAYAESLLFFRAFGSYGSAALVRKSLH; this is encoded by the coding sequence ATGAAACAGAATGCATTTGGTCCCATCCCCGGATCAGCAATCTTCGGGGGCGTCTCCGGGAAAAAAGCCATCGTGATGGCTGCAAATGTCCGCATTGCAACCGTTGCCCGGGGAATTTTCCAGGCTGCAAAAGATACCGATTCGGCCGTGTTCATGGAACTTGCCCGGTCGGAATGCGATCTCAAGGGTGGGTACACGGGCATGACGCCCCGCGACTTTTCGGAGAAGATGAGTGCTGCCGCAAAGGCCGTGCAGTTTGATACCTGGGCCCTTCACGCCGATCATATCTCGATCAAGAAAGGCGATGCTGCCGAAGTAAGCCAGACCAAGGAGCTGATCGATGCACAGATCGCGGCCGGCTATACTTCGTTTGCCATCGATGCATCGCACCTCTTCAATTTCGAGGGAAAGAGCCTCCGGGAAGAACTCGAGGAGAATATCCGGGTGACAACCGATCTCGCACACTACATCAAGGGCCGGATGAACAACCGCGGGTTCGGTCTCGAAGTGGAGGTAGGAGAGATCGGGAGAAAAGACACCGGGGGTCTCATCCTGACAAAACCTGAAGAAGCCGTGGAGTATATCCGGGCGCTCAACGATAACGGGGTTTTTCCCCATGCGCTGGCCATTGCAAACGGCAGTTCCCATGGTCACACGTATGATGCGAATGGCAACGTGGTGGAACAGCTCTCCATCGATATCCCCCAGACAAAAGCGATTGCCGAGGCCCTCCGGAAAAACAACCTGCACGTGGGTATTGCCCAGCACGGGATCACTGGCACTCCCCGCGACCTGATCAACCTCCATTTCCCCAAGGGCGATATCATCAAAGGCAATGTCGGAACGTTCTGGCAGGACGTGGTATTCAATACGTTCAAGATCTATGAACCGGCATTATACAAGGAGATCCAGGACTGGACCCTGGAAAAATACCGGCCCCTGAACCCCGGCAAGAAAGACCGCCAGATCTTTGACGGGAACTGCAAGATGGCCATAAAGGAATTCTACAAGCAGATCTATTCCGTGGAAGAAGCCACCGAGCAGGCCATGGTTGCCATGGCATATGCAGAAAGCCTCCTCTTTTTCCGGGCGTTTGGCTCGTACGGGTCTGCTGCGCTTGTACGAAAGTCCCTTCATTAA
- a CDS encoding class 1 fructose-bisphosphatase, translating to MLLKEFLVDSGTEKNLTELIVFFSEQARHVKRGFFSTIPRTPSEEITRNQFGEEQMALDKYADEVFISGLKKSRLVHYIATEEQDHIIEVGNPKNEFGVVIDPLDGSSLIDVNLCVGSIIGIYPGHILEKGMSMVAALYILYGPLTTLTFTTGKGVHEFVMNDAGEFVLRHKDLRIPEGKIYAPGALRKDYLPAHANWIHSLEDAGYKLRFSGSFVGDVHQILHKGGVFSYPGFNGKENGKLRLLYEANPMGMIIYQAGGAVSNGKNDILTIKPVEIGQITPVYVGGRREIALIETLMNVG from the coding sequence ATGTTACTCAAAGAATTCCTTGTCGACTCGGGAACGGAAAAAAACTTAACTGAACTCATTGTCTTTTTCAGCGAACAGGCCCGGCACGTCAAGCGCGGGTTTTTCAGTACCATTCCCCGGACGCCGTCTGAAGAGATCACCCGTAACCAGTTCGGCGAAGAACAGATGGCTCTTGACAAATATGCCGACGAAGTCTTTATCTCCGGCCTCAAAAAATCCCGCCTCGTACACTATATCGCCACCGAGGAGCAGGACCATATCATCGAGGTCGGGAACCCGAAGAACGAGTTCGGGGTAGTCATCGATCCCCTGGACGGCTCATCCCTCATTGATGTGAACCTCTGCGTTGGCTCCATCATAGGAATCTATCCCGGTCATATCCTTGAAAAAGGAATGAGCATGGTTGCGGCCCTCTATATCCTCTACGGCCCGCTCACTACCCTGACCTTCACCACCGGAAAAGGCGTGCACGAGTTTGTCATGAACGATGCCGGAGAGTTCGTGCTTCGGCACAAGGACCTCCGGATTCCGGAGGGGAAGATCTACGCCCCCGGTGCGCTCAGGAAAGACTACCTTCCCGCTCACGCCAACTGGATCCACTCCCTCGAGGACGCGGGATACAAGCTCCGGTTCAGCGGCAGTTTTGTTGGCGACGTGCACCAGATCCTCCACAAGGGGGGAGTTTTCTCGTACCCGGGCTTTAACGGGAAGGAGAACGGGAAACTGCGCCTCCTGTACGAAGCAAACCCGATGGGCATGATCATCTACCAGGCGGGAGGGGCAGTCAGCAACGGGAAGAACGATATTCTTACCATCAAGCCGGTGGAGATTGGCCAGATTACCCCGGTTTATGTTGGTGGCAGGCGAGAGATCGCGCTCATTGAAACCTTAATGAACGTTGGGTGA
- a CDS encoding glucose-6-phosphate isomerase family protein, giving the protein MTKTNPAHENARDRQIRPACWGGPLPEPSVRTAEDLRDVLARPDCTIAGPVYFMYRNVAQSAEDRSWLESRQLRFDITVIPPREICGEYIKTKGHYHPDDPSGTGYPEIYEVLSGEAHYLIQTRDCSDVVLISARAGDVVVVPSGYGHVTINPSKKTVLEMANIVSSRFSSNYLGYEERHGAAYYELSNGTFLKNPAYPKAAPMRLVKARRLVDLADTISDPLYDLILNRAPILEFLNYPEKYETLFRDLYP; this is encoded by the coding sequence ATGACCAAAACGAACCCCGCTCATGAAAATGCCCGTGACCGGCAGATACGTCCGGCCTGCTGGGGTGGCCCTCTCCCGGAACCTTCGGTCCGGACCGCGGAGGATCTCAGGGATGTGCTTGCCCGCCCGGACTGCACCATTGCCGGTCCGGTCTATTTCATGTACCGCAATGTTGCGCAGTCCGCCGAAGACCGCAGCTGGCTTGAATCCCGGCAGCTCCGGTTCGATATCACGGTAATTCCGCCACGCGAGATCTGCGGGGAATATATCAAGACAAAAGGGCATTACCACCCTGATGATCCATCGGGGACCGGTTACCCGGAGATCTATGAGGTGCTGAGCGGGGAAGCACATTACCTGATCCAGACCCGGGACTGTTCCGATGTTGTCCTGATATCTGCCCGGGCCGGCGATGTCGTTGTCGTGCCATCCGGGTACGGGCATGTAACGATCAATCCTTCAAAAAAGACCGTTCTTGAGATGGCAAATATCGTGTCCTCCCGGTTTTCCAGCAACTACCTGGGATATGAAGAACGGCATGGCGCTGCTTACTATGAGCTCAGCAACGGGACATTTTTGAAAAATCCCGCGTACCCGAAGGCAGCCCCGATGAGGCTTGTCAAAGCCAGGCGCCTCGTCGATCTTGCTGATACCATCAGCGACCCGCTGTATGATCTCATCCTGAACCGGGCCCCGATCCTTGAATTCCTCAACTATCCTGAAAAGTACGAAACGCTCTTCCGGGATCTGTACCCTTAA
- a CDS encoding ATP-dependent 6-phosphofructokinase has translation MKTIGVLTGGGDCPGLNAVIRAVVRSGFKYDFETLGIRNGWQGLIDGDVEPLTDFSVSGILPKGGTILGTSRTNPLAKTSDFQKIRENIKKYGIHALVVIGGDGTLSAARDVAAQGISLVGIPKTIDNDIGGTDFSFGFDTAVATVTEAIDRLHTTAESHHRIIVVEVMGRNVGWIALTAGIAGGADAILIPEVHFSLEEVCRNLRARHEAGKKFSIVVIAEGVHREDIGVPPVPEHEQNECGHEKFVGVGNMLGKELERCLGVETRVTILGHVQRGGSPTAHDRVLATRFGVAAVQLVHAGDFGKMVALQSNRIVPIPIESAVSQLKTVDPDFYELAMTVIGGRR, from the coding sequence TTGAAAACCATTGGTGTGCTGACCGGGGGGGGCGATTGCCCGGGACTCAACGCGGTGATCCGTGCGGTTGTCCGATCGGGATTTAAGTATGATTTCGAAACGCTCGGGATACGGAACGGGTGGCAGGGACTCATTGATGGCGACGTGGAGCCGCTCACCGATTTCTCCGTATCCGGCATTCTCCCGAAAGGAGGAACGATCCTGGGCACTTCCCGGACGAACCCTCTTGCAAAAACCTCGGATTTCCAGAAAATCCGGGAGAACATAAAGAAGTACGGGATCCATGCACTCGTGGTCATAGGGGGAGACGGCACTCTTTCCGCAGCCCGGGATGTTGCGGCGCAGGGAATTTCTCTCGTGGGTATCCCCAAGACCATTGATAATGATATCGGTGGAACCGATTTTTCCTTCGGATTTGATACTGCCGTTGCAACCGTTACCGAAGCTATCGACCGGCTGCACACCACGGCAGAATCCCATCACCGGATCATTGTCGTGGAAGTCATGGGACGCAATGTAGGCTGGATCGCGCTGACCGCGGGTATCGCAGGAGGTGCCGATGCCATTCTCATTCCCGAGGTTCACTTCTCCCTGGAGGAGGTCTGCCGGAATCTCCGGGCCCGCCACGAGGCCGGGAAAAAATTCTCCATTGTGGTCATTGCCGAAGGGGTGCACCGGGAGGACATAGGCGTGCCCCCGGTGCCGGAGCATGAGCAGAACGAATGCGGTCATGAAAAGTTCGTTGGCGTGGGAAACATGCTGGGAAAAGAACTGGAACGGTGTCTTGGTGTTGAAACCCGGGTCACCATCCTCGGGCATGTCCAGCGCGGGGGTTCGCCGACCGCTCATGACCGCGTCCTTGCCACCCGCTTCGGTGTTGCTGCGGTACAGCTGGTACATGCCGGGGATTTCGGGAAGATGGTTGCCCTGCAATCCAACCGCATCGTCCCCATCCCGATCGAGTCAGCGGTCAGCCAGCTCAAAACCGTTGATCCGGACTTTTACGAGCTGGCAATGACGGTGATTGGCGGAAGAAGATGA
- a CDS encoding phosphoribulokinase produces MHTINFKDTIAASPYIFTIGVAGDSGSGKTSFTRGIRSIFGSDLVSTITLDDYHRLDREERIREGLTALDPRANRIDQLEKDLVLLKRGVPVEKPVYNHATGMFDPPVIFRPGKILILEGLHTLFTPNLRKYLDFTLFVDPAKEIKYDWKIRRDMKKRGYSRDEVVQEISLREPDYRKYIDPQKEFADAVISIDYSRYGVDLGEKRNVYRITLVQNRMKHTIENIDLSLDLYSILSLSERNFSLMFETSVHDGERMGHLIIDGELSEHVVKKLEHSIEQQTRLRPISLFKSRHYVTAGDLAQLILCWRIIHRRIFMEESR; encoded by the coding sequence ATGCACACGATAAATTTTAAGGATACGATTGCTGCATCCCCCTATATCTTTACCATCGGCGTTGCCGGTGACAGCGGATCGGGAAAAACCTCATTTACCCGGGGAATCCGGAGTATTTTTGGCAGTGACCTTGTATCCACCATAACCCTTGATGACTATCACCGTCTCGACCGGGAAGAACGCATTCGAGAGGGCCTGACCGCCCTCGACCCCCGGGCAAACCGTATCGACCAGCTGGAAAAAGATCTGGTCCTGCTCAAACGCGGTGTCCCGGTGGAAAAACCCGTGTACAACCATGCGACCGGTATGTTTGACCCGCCCGTGATCTTCAGGCCCGGCAAGATCCTCATCCTGGAAGGACTTCACACGCTCTTTACCCCGAATCTCCGCAAGTACCTGGACTTCACCCTGTTCGTGGATCCGGCCAAAGAGATAAAATATGACTGGAAGATCCGCCGGGACATGAAAAAACGGGGATATTCGAGAGATGAGGTAGTGCAGGAAATCAGCCTGCGCGAACCCGATTACCGGAAGTATATCGACCCGCAGAAAGAATTCGCAGATGCGGTAATCAGTATTGATTATTCAAGGTACGGTGTGGATCTTGGCGAAAAGCGCAATGTGTACAGGATAACGCTTGTGCAGAACCGGATGAAACACACGATAGAAAATATCGATCTCTCCCTTGACCTGTATTCCATCCTCTCGCTTTCCGAGCGGAATTTCAGTCTTATGTTCGAGACGAGCGTTCACGATGGAGAACGGATGGGACATCTGATCATTGACGGGGAGCTCAGCGAGCACGTGGTGAAAAAACTGGAGCACAGCATCGAACAACAGACCCGGCTCCGCCCGATCTCCCTTTTTAAAAGCCGGCACTATGTTACTGCCGGGGATCTTGCCCAGCTGATTCTCTGCTGGCGGATCATCCATCGCCGGATCTTCATGGAGGAGAGCCGGTGA
- a CDS encoding glycosyltransferase family 4 protein, with the protein MESFKIAFFCWESMYAERVGGLANAATNLAETLVKQNHEVHFFTRGSIPDQDVNGVEYHYCQPAGKNIVEYCDSMSRLMVDQFALFDKQKFDFLHFHDWHPIQALHYLRDRNTILTYHSTEYGRNGNQFGDWWEFKEISGKEWYGGLIAKRVAAVSSTLRREVMQLYNVPEDKCDVIPNGVVPRQYRTEIDPGEVKKTYGIHPYAPLVLFIGRLVYQKGPDLFIEAIRQVCQYRWDAKVIVAGDGGMMQYLRERAHDLPVNFVGYIPDSEYIRLLNAADVVVIPSRNEPFGLVLLEAWSAEKGVVASDVGGLSENIDSFVNGIKTEPTPESLAWGISTMINEPWNAGAQGMRGRKKVDRMFLWGPIVQRLTDTYTRVLA; encoded by the coding sequence ATGGAGTCATTTAAAATAGCCTTCTTCTGCTGGGAATCGATGTATGCCGAGCGGGTAGGCGGACTTGCCAATGCGGCGACAAATCTTGCAGAAACGCTGGTAAAACAGAACCACGAGGTGCATTTCTTCACCCGGGGAAGTATTCCCGATCAGGATGTAAACGGGGTGGAGTATCACTACTGCCAGCCTGCCGGGAAAAACATTGTTGAGTATTGTGATTCCATGAGCCGGCTGATGGTGGACCAGTTCGCATTGTTCGACAAGCAGAAATTTGATTTTCTCCACTTCCACGACTGGCATCCGATCCAGGCGCTCCATTACCTCCGGGACCGGAACACGATCCTGACATACCATTCAACGGAATACGGGAGGAACGGGAACCAGTTCGGGGACTGGTGGGAATTCAAGGAAATTTCCGGCAAGGAATGGTATGGCGGCCTGATTGCAAAACGGGTGGCTGCGGTCTCATCAACCCTCCGGCGGGAAGTGATGCAGCTGTATAATGTGCCCGAGGATAAGTGCGATGTAATACCCAATGGCGTGGTGCCCCGGCAATACCGGACAGAGATCGATCCGGGGGAGGTCAAGAAAACCTACGGCATCCATCCCTATGCTCCACTCGTACTTTTCATTGGCAGGCTGGTGTACCAGAAGGGGCCCGACCTCTTTATTGAAGCGATCCGTCAGGTCTGCCAGTACCGCTGGGATGCGAAAGTTATCGTGGCAGGCGACGGGGGAATGATGCAGTATCTCCGTGAACGGGCTCATGACCTTCCGGTCAATTTTGTCGGGTATATCCCGGACTCGGAATATATCCGGTTGCTGAATGCTGCCGACGTAGTTGTGATTCCCAGCCGGAATGAACCGTTTGGCCTTGTCCTGCTGGAAGCCTGGAGTGCGGAGAAAGGGGTAGTGGCATCGGATGTTGGCGGCCTGTCAGAAAACATTGATTCATTCGTGAACGGGATAAAGACGGAGCCAACACCCGAATCACTTGCATGGGGGATCAGCACCATGATCAATGAGCCCTGGAATGCAGGAGCCCAGGGAATGCGGGGGAGGAAAAAAGTGGACCGGATGTTCCTGTGGGGACCAATTGTCCAGAGACTGACCGACACCTACACCCGGGTTCTGGCATAG
- a CDS encoding alpha-amylase — MPQVCFGFEVHQPYRLNRVFSPSPKMKKKDLFDHYFDHLNKEILLRVAEKCYEPATRIILEKLDDGFSCAFSLSGIIVEQLEKWSPGTFQLFEELARHKNTELIGQTYYHSIASCFLDKSEFQEQVKMHSDLMYDRFRVRPVMFENTEFTFNNDVAATIRDMDFAGIFTEGVDRVLGWRSPDYVYRCQELPVLLRNTKLSDDIAFRFANRSWDMYPLTADTYAQWIASSSGDIITVFLDYETFGEHFWQETGIFDFLRALPDELQRRNVETILPSNAISCYPPVDDIDVQETISWADLEKDTSAWMGNDRQKTAFHAVQSARPYAVDKKIWRYLQTSDHFYYMASKYGTCGEVHTYFSHHEAEDAFKTYMEVLSDYESRNVRVMKNRRSAKTLRTLSPAQAFHFAGPTGFIGHTAYSLDQFEELLYVVPNDSIQYHVERGDFRNWIIDVLDDPTLAENIGCLRERHELTTAVKERRELLWSHLK; from the coding sequence ATGCCGCAAGTGTGTTTCGGATTCGAGGTACATCAGCCCTACCGGTTGAACAGGGTGTTCTCGCCATCGCCGAAAATGAAGAAAAAGGACCTGTTCGACCACTATTTTGACCATTTGAATAAGGAAATTCTCTTGAGGGTTGCTGAAAAGTGCTATGAACCTGCAACCCGGATAATCCTCGAAAAACTTGACGACGGTTTTTCCTGTGCATTCTCCTTGTCCGGTATTATCGTCGAACAGCTCGAGAAATGGAGTCCCGGGACATTTCAGCTGTTTGAGGAGCTTGCCCGGCATAAAAATACCGAGCTTATCGGGCAGACCTATTACCACAGCATTGCCAGTTGTTTTCTGGATAAATCGGAATTCCAGGAACAGGTGAAGATGCACTCTGACCTGATGTATGACCGCTTCAGGGTCCGTCCCGTCATGTTCGAGAATACCGAATTTACGTTCAATAACGATGTTGCAGCCACGATCCGTGACATGGATTTTGCCGGTATTTTTACGGAAGGAGTGGATCGGGTACTTGGATGGCGCAGCCCGGATTATGTTTACCGCTGCCAGGAGCTTCCCGTTCTCCTCCGGAATACCAAGTTATCCGATGATATCGCCTTCCGGTTTGCCAACCGCTCATGGGACATGTACCCCCTTACTGCCGATACCTATGCGCAATGGATAGCGTCGTCTTCGGGAGACATTATCACCGTATTCCTCGATTACGAGACCTTTGGCGAGCATTTCTGGCAGGAGACCGGCATATTCGATTTCCTGCGGGCACTGCCGGACGAGTTACAGCGGCGCAATGTTGAAACAATATTGCCTTCAAATGCAATTTCCTGTTATCCGCCGGTGGATGACATCGATGTCCAGGAAACCATATCCTGGGCGGATCTCGAAAAAGATACCTCGGCATGGATGGGGAACGACCGGCAGAAAACAGCCTTCCATGCAGTCCAGTCCGCCCGGCCGTATGCGGTCGACAAAAAGATCTGGCGATATCTCCAGACAAGCGATCATTTCTACTACATGGCCTCAAAATACGGCACGTGTGGCGAGGTACATACGTATTTCAGCCACCACGAGGCCGAGGATGCATTCAAGACCTATATGGAGGTCCTCTCTGATTATGAATCCCGCAATGTACGGGTGATGAAGAACCGGCGGTCTGCCAAGACGCTCCGGACTCTCTCCCCCGCACAGGCATTCCATTTTGCAGGTCCGACCGGTTTCATCGGTCATACTGCCTACAGCTTGGACCAGTTTGAAGAGCTGCTCTATGTTGTGCCGAATGATTCGATCCAGTACCATGTCGAACGGGGCGATTTCAGAAACTGGATCATCGATGTACTTGACGATCCGACGCTGGCTGAGAATATCGGGTGCCTCAGGGAACGCCATGAACTGACAACGGCCGTCAAAGAACGGAGGGAACTGTTATGGAGTCATTTAAAATAG
- a CDS encoding ADP-dependent glucokinase/phosphofructokinase, with protein METGIWQELYRHIRSPRLENAVAGFNMNLDRIITVNRELLDSLHTLPGDFAMLHARLVHSMQYCTAEEWFVADRVQYCNFTRIFSTMGHPAVGGQAGIAALHLSRLGVQRVVCAAPFHGKESSALLKECGVIVPDFTPGIPDDGDKIHLVFEYPPGLVPVAPGVTPRNNRFIVSPVHEPASVLIPGSCMDLFLGEIGTCNRAFLSGYQYLRSDCEFETAASQIVRMKDRNASLRVHIECVSATGEEVTQGFVRHILPVTDSLGLNEQELRYLLDHLGLFSTSPDFLPVLSPVQSMEGALALCQHLGLKRLHVHTFGYYILVIRRDASLAESSRNALLFASREVANAAQGTRARISADGIRAVAQARENFSREYSPGIFSAGTYAILVIPTMIAETISRTAGLGDILSSTAFVADSF; from the coding sequence ATGGAAACGGGGATCTGGCAGGAACTTTACCGGCATATCCGCAGTCCCCGGCTGGAGAATGCAGTTGCCGGGTTTAACATGAACCTTGACCGGATAATTACGGTCAACCGCGAGCTGCTCGATTCCCTGCACACCCTCCCCGGGGATTTCGCCATGCTCCATGCACGTCTCGTGCATTCCATGCAGTATTGTACTGCGGAAGAGTGGTTTGTTGCCGACAGGGTACAATATTGCAATTTTACCCGCATTTTTTCCACGATGGGCCATCCTGCAGTCGGGGGACAGGCGGGGATTGCCGCACTGCACCTGTCGCGTCTAGGCGTGCAACGGGTAGTCTGCGCAGCCCCTTTTCATGGAAAAGAATCTTCGGCACTCCTCAAGGAATGCGGCGTAATCGTTCCTGATTTTACTCCCGGAATACCTGACGACGGGGATAAAATCCACCTGGTCTTTGAGTATCCCCCGGGACTGGTGCCCGTGGCACCGGGCGTCACCCCCCGGAACAACCGGTTCATTGTATCCCCGGTGCACGAGCCTGCCTCGGTTCTTATTCCCGGTTCCTGCATGGATCTGTTTCTTGGGGAGATCGGAACGTGCAACCGTGCGTTCCTTTCGGGTTACCAGTATCTCCGTTCTGATTGTGAGTTTGAAACTGCTGCCAGCCAGATCGTCCGGATGAAAGACCGGAATGCTTCCCTGCGTGTCCATATCGAGTGCGTATCGGCGACCGGTGAAGAGGTGACCCAGGGATTTGTCCGGCACATCCTGCCCGTGACAGACAGTCTCGGGCTCAATGAACAGGAACTCAGGTATCTCCTGGATCACCTGGGCCTGTTCTCCACGTCGCCGGACTTCCTCCCGGTCCTCTCGCCTGTCCAGTCCATGGAAGGCGCCCTTGCTCTCTGCCAGCACCTGGGGCTGAAGCGACTCCATGTCCATACGTTTGGCTATTATATCCTGGTAATCCGCAGGGACGCATCCCTGGCGGAATCTTCCCGGAATGCCCTTCTCTTTGCCTCCCGGGAAGTCGCGAATGCTGCTCAGGGAACCAGGGCCCGTATATCTGCAGATGGTATCAGGGCAGTTGCCCAGGCCCGTGAGAATTTTAGCCGGGAATATTCTCCTGGAATATTTTCTGCCGGAACCTATGCGATTCTCGTTATACCAACCATGATTGCAGAAACGATCTCAAGGACTGCCGGCCTTGGGGATATTCTCTCATCCACTGCGTTTGTCGCAGATTCTTTTTGA
- the glgP gene encoding alpha-glucan family phosphorylase produces the protein MAGEVPDTSRIAFPQVPDRISGLIDLAYNLWWSWNPAVKMVFKRLNPQAWVENIHNPVKMLRTLPEETLLAASKDPAYLRHYDIVMTRFRHEMEGKHNWFSDHYAHDHGLSIAYFSAEYGLQHSLPLYAGGLGFLAGDHLKESSDLGLPLVAVGFMYSEGYLHQHIGPDGWQLDIKEILDRDAAPITRIIYNHDEQLVVRIPFIDPPIYVAVWKVDVGNIPLYLLDTDIKENDPVNRSISYRLYTGDNEQRLKQEIVLGIGGSYVLDVLGIRPSIVHLNEGHPAFALLERIRENVLDKLSFEEALQRVRRTTIFTTHTPVPAGHDAFPYTLMEKYFRDYYPLLGIDRETFLAMGSSPQGPGNLFNMTAFALKISGFNNGVSKKHGEVARAMWRPLWPDRVEEEIPIHHITNGVHVPTWLDPKMQLLLNKYFSPSCPGWLTEHDKPALWELVMEIPDEELWEVHMQLKRKLINRIREHKRRRWAGESTDALNVLSGGALLDPSALTIGFARRFSTYKRADLIFHDLERLKKIVNNPWMPVQVIFAGKAHPADEEGKRIIQKIYKYAIQSEFGGRIAFVEDYGEQMAQYLVHGVDVWLNNPIPPMEACGTSGMKASLNGVLHMSVLDGWWPEAYSGKNGWAFGNTVPGLNHDHEDADQLYELLEREVIPLYYMQSDTGTPSMWVTMMKAAIKCTAPKFSARRMLKEYIRFGYDPALKYAAEYQR, from the coding sequence ATGGCTGGAGAGGTCCCCGATACAAGCAGGATAGCATTTCCCCAGGTTCCCGATCGGATATCCGGGCTTATCGATCTCGCGTATAACCTCTGGTGGAGCTGGAATCCTGCAGTAAAGATGGTCTTCAAGCGGCTGAACCCGCAGGCATGGGTGGAAAATATCCATAACCCGGTGAAGATGCTGCGTACCCTGCCGGAAGAAACACTCCTGGCGGCATCAAAAGATCCGGCCTATTTACGGCACTATGATATCGTGATGACCCGTTTCCGGCACGAGATGGAAGGTAAACACAACTGGTTTTCCGATCATTATGCCCATGATCATGGTCTCAGTATAGCCTATTTTTCAGCCGAGTACGGGCTGCAGCATTCCCTGCCCCTGTATGCGGGAGGACTTGGATTTCTCGCGGGGGATCATCTCAAGGAATCCAGCGACCTGGGACTGCCGCTGGTTGCCGTGGGATTTATGTATTCCGAGGGGTATCTCCACCAGCATATCGGACCTGACGGCTGGCAGCTGGATATCAAGGAGATCCTGGACCGGGATGCTGCACCGATCACGAGGATCATCTACAACCATGATGAACAGCTGGTTGTCCGGATCCCGTTCATCGATCCGCCGATATATGTGGCTGTCTGGAAAGTCGATGTCGGCAATATCCCGCTTTACCTTCTCGATACCGATATCAAGGAGAACGATCCGGTCAACCGCTCCATTTCGTACCGGCTTTATACCGGCGATAACGAACAACGATTAAAACAGGAGATCGTGCTGGGCATCGGGGGAAGCTATGTCCTGGATGTCCTGGGCATCCGTCCTTCCATCGTGCACCTGAACGAAGGTCATCCTGCGTTTGCCCTGCTTGAACGGATCAGGGAAAACGTCCTGGACAAATTGAGTTTTGAAGAGGCATTGCAACGGGTCCGCCGGACAACCATCTTCACGACCCATACACCGGTTCCTGCGGGTCACGATGCATTCCCGTACACCCTGATGGAAAAATATTTCAGGGACTATTACCCGCTCCTGGGCATCGACCGGGAAACATTCCTTGCCATGGGGAGTTCTCCCCAGGGTCCCGGGAACCTGTTCAACATGACGGCATTTGCCTTAAAGATCAGCGGGTTCAACAACGGGGTGAGCAAAAAGCACGGGGAAGTCGCCCGGGCAATGTGGAGACCACTCTGGCCGGACCGGGTTGAAGAAGAAATCCCGATCCATCACATCACCAACGGCGTTCATGTTCCTACGTGGCTGGATCCCAAGATGCAGCTTCTGCTGAATAAATATTTTTCACCATCCTGTCCCGGGTGGCTGACAGAGCATGACAAACCCGCTCTCTGGGAACTGGTCATGGAGATCCCGGATGAAGAATTGTGGGAGGTCCACATGCAGCTCAAAAGGAAACTGATCAACCGCATCCGGGAGCACAAACGCCGCAGATGGGCAGGGGAGAGCACCGATGCCCTGAATGTGCTTTCCGGCGGGGCACTCCTCGATCCGTCGGCGCTTACCATTGGATTTGCCCGCAGGTTTTCCACGTACAAACGGGCGGATCTCATATTCCATGACCTCGAACGGCTGAAAAAGATCGTGAACAATCCCTGGATGCCGGTCCAGGTTATTTTTGCAGGGAAAGCCCATCCCGCAGACGAGGAGGGAAAGCGGATCATCCAGAAGATCTACAAGTACGCCATCCAGAGTGAATTCGGGGGCAGAATTGCCTTTGTTGAAGATTACGGGGAGCAGATGGCCCAGTACCTGGTCCACGGCGTGGATGTCTGGCTCAATAATCCCATCCCGCCCATGGAAGCCTGCGGCACCAGCGGGATGAAAGCTTCCTTAAACGGGGTCCTGCACATGAGCGTGCTCGACGGCTGGTGGCCGGAAGCGTACTCGGGGAAGAACGGGTGGGCATTCGGCAATACGGTTCCGGGCCTGAATCACGACCACGAGGATGCCGACCAGTTGTATGAACTGCTGGAACGGGAAGTTATCCCGCTCTATTATATGCAGTCGGATACCGGGACCCCGTCAATGTGGGTAACAATGATGAAGGCTGCGATCAAGTGCACGGCGCCAAAATTTTCAGCACGCCGGATGCTGAAGGAATATATCCGGTTCGGGTACGATCCCGCACTGAAATATGCAGCTGAATACCAGCGATGA